The genome window TTTCCAACGTCTGCATGGAAGCCATGTTGTTGCAGAAGGTGGTGCTGGCTAGCAGTAATGGTGGCATGAAAGAGATGATCCATTACACCGATAAACCTGCCGGTTTTGTGTTTGATTGGAGCAGTCCGGGTGACTTTGCTAGGAAGCTCCAACAAGTATTAGATTTGACTGAGCAAGAAAATCTAGATATTGGTAGAAATGCGCGTGAGAATATTTTGCAGTTGTGCGACCCTGAACGTATCGTTTCCTTGCGGATTGACCATTTCCAAAGAGTTATTGAGGCGAGTAAGACTAGACATCGAAGAATATATCCCTCTTTAGGTTACAAACCTGTAGGAAGACTAGACTTGCCAAAGATTTTAGAACCAATTGGAGTGAGGAATAGGGTTAGCATCTGTATACCCTATTACAACATGGGTAAATATATCAGAGAGACGTTTGCATCGATTAACGCCTGTAACTATCCTGACAAAGAAGTTATTATTTGGGATGATGGAAGTACTGATGAGGAATCGATTACCGTGTTGGAAACTCTCAAAAAAGAACATACTGACATTAAAATTTACAGACACGCCAATCAGGGTCTGGCGGCAACCCGCAATAGGCTGGCTGAGGTTGCCACGGGAGAATTTATCCTGTTTATAGATGCAGATGACAAAGTGCATCCAAGTTTCTGCAGAAAAGCAGTTGACATATTGAAACAGTATGATAATGTT of Gloeomargarita sp. SRBZ-1_bins_9 contains these proteins:
- a CDS encoding glycosyltransferase; the protein is FRLTLIGNSTPYILKNCDMKDYITREYRRYIDDGRLVLEPAMGKPDLYQRVAQAWCVVIPSFWESFSNVCMEAMLLQKVVLASSNGGMKEMIHYTDKPAGFVFDWSSPGDFARKLQQVLDLTEQENLDIGRNARENILQLCDPERIVSLRIDHFQRVIEASKTRHRRIYPSLGYKPVGRLDLPKILEPIGVRNRVSICIPYYNMGKYIRETFASINACNYPDKEVIIWDDGSTDEESITVLETLKKEHTDIKIYRHANQGLAATRNRLAEVATGEFILFIDADDKVHPSFCRKAVDILKQYDNVAAVGAWTYRFGESYVFYKIFQPELEYLLLNNMFNYMVVVRRSVYLDFYQHSSMSFMGGFEDWEWWIRMLSHGWLSVVIPKYYFYYRDRRGSMLHLINTNKNLLLRQQIVQLNKDVYNFYADKLFCLCDQNEIAPIYWLGPASRYELDIMAEE